The genomic window cCCTGATGTTGCGTGGTGTTGAATGTCCCCGACGCGGTTCTGTGATCTGACCTGCCACTCCCAGTCAGGGTCGCCGTGATTCCCTCCCCACCCCGAGAGGCcgcctgccccttccctctgggGACCAGGGATTGGAGTGGCTGTGCAACCCCCCCCACCCGCCACTCACCGGTGATCTTGGCCTTGAAGGGGCTGCCCACAATGTGGTAGGGGCCACCGTACTTGATGGAGATGAGATAGTGGCCGGGCGCCAGAGGGGTGTAGGTTACCAGGTAGCCTTCGGCACACTCCCGGCAGTCCATCTTCACCTTGGACGGCCCGTCGATGCTGACGGAGAGGGCCCCCGGCCCGGCCTTGGAGGTGTTGACGATGAACTCGGTGGGTACGCCTGCAGAGAGGGTTGTGTTTACTCAGACACAGCACGGAACGGGCCCCACCGGCCCCAACCCACCGAGTTAACCGGACAGTCCGCGGTGACCAGTTTACCCAATAACCAGTACGTCCCTGGAGCGTGGCAGAAGGCCACGCCGTCACggcgtggggggtgggggggaggagggtgaGAATGTACCGTCTTTCTTACAGGCGACTCCGGAATTGACCTCTGAACTCCAAGGACCCGAGATGTAACGGCATCGAGAGGAGaatcagaccatttggcccatccactgctctgccatcccatcgtggctgatttggcagaacacagaacattccagcacagtacaggcctttcggcccacaatgttgttctaaccttttaaccttctctcaggccaatctcacccttccctctaacataaccctccattttcctatcatccatctgcctatctaaagagtctcttaaatgtccctaatatatcagcctctaccacctcccctgggagaaaattccatgtacccaccaccctctgcgtaaaaaactcacCTCTGACGTCccttcctatactttcctccgatcaccttaaagttatggccCCTCGTGTTAggaatttccaccctggggagaaagcctctgtctgtccactccatctgtgcctctatcaccttgtacacctcaatcaagtcaGCCCTCATCCTCCTCCATTCCAAAGAGGAAAGTCCCTTCGCCCTGGCTCAACCTTTCcccacaggacatgctctctgatcctggtgaatctcctgtgcagtgGGGTTGAGAGAGGACGGAGGGTTTGTCGGGCACTCACCAGTGACGCCTCCCTCCAGTCGGGTCCTGACGCCGACACCATTCCCGGATCGCCAGCCTGGCCGGGCTCGCCCACGCGGATCTTGAAGGGACTTCCGGGGATGTGCGAGCCGTTGAACTTCACGTCGATCAGGTAGATGCCATTCTCCCGGGGGATGAATCGGACCGCGTACTTATCTGCAAGGGAACGGGGTTAAACCAAGTGCCGGGGGCTCCCCCACTCCACCCAGGGCCGGGAGGGAAAGGACCAGCCCGTgagtacaggagagagagagagggagagaggagtgtcAATTCCCAGCCGTATCCTGGGAGAGCATTTAatgggagcttcactgtgtctgaccgggagtgtgtgatgggacggtgtggagggagtttcactctgtgtctgaccccgggagtgtgtgatgggacggtgtggagggagtttcactctgtttctgacccctggagtgtgtgatgggacggtgtggagggagtttcactctgtgtctgaccccgggagtgtgtgatgggacggtgcggagggagattcactctgtgtgtctgaccccgggagtgtgtgatgggacgatgtggagggagattcactctgtgtctgaccccgagagtgtgtgatgggacggtgtggaggagtttcactctgtttctgaccccgggtgtgtgtgatgggacggtgtggagggagcttcactctgtttctgaccccgggagtgtgtgatgggacggtgtggagggagcttcattctgtttctgaccccgggagtgtgtgatgggacggtgtggatggagcttcactctgtgtctgaccccgggagtgtgtgatgggatggtgcggagggagcttcactctgtgtcctgaccccgggagtgtgtgatgggacggtgcggagggagcttcactctgtttctgaccctgggagtgtgtgatgggacggtgtggagggagtNNNNNNNNNNNNNNNNNNNNNNNNNNNNNNNNNNNNNNNNNNNNNNNNNNNNNNNNNNNNNNNNNNNNNNNNNNNNNNNNNNNNNNNNNNNNNNNNNNNNNNNNNNNNNNNNNNNNNNNNNNNNNNNNNNNNNNNNNNNNNNNNNNNNNNNNNNNNNNNNNNNNNNNNNNNNNNNNNNNNNNNNNNNNNNNNNNNNNNNNNNNNNNNNNNNNNNNNNNNNNNNNNNNNNNNNNNNNNNNNNNNNNNNNNNNNNNNNNNNNNNNNNNNNNNNNNNNNNNNNNNNNNNNNNNNNNNNNNNNNNNNNNNNNNNNNNNNNNNNNNNNNNNNNNNNNNNNNNNNNNNNNNNNNNNNNNNNNNNNNNNNNNNNNNNNNNNNNNNNNNNNNNNNNNNNNNNNNNNNNNNNNNNNNNNNNNNNNNNNNNNNNNNNNNNNNNNNNNNNNNNNNNNNNNNNNNNNNNNNNNNNNNNNNNNNNNNNNNNNNNNNNNNNNNNNNNNNNNNNNNNNNNNNNNNNNNNNNNNNNNNNNNNNNNNNNNNNNNNNNNNNNNNNNNNNNNNNNNNNNNNNNNNNNNNNNNNNNNNNNNNNNNNNNNNNNNNNNNNNNNNNNNNNNNNNNNNNNNNNNNNNNNNNNNNNNNNNNNNNNNNNNNNNNNNNNNNNNNNNNNNNNNNNNNNNNNNNNNNNNNNNNNNNNNNNNNNNNNNNNNNNNNNNNNNNNNNNNNNNNNNNNNNNNNNNNNNNNNNNNNNNNNNNNNNNNNNNNNNNNNNNNNNNNNNNNNNNNNNNNNNNNNNNNNNNNNNNNNNNNNNNNNNNNNNNNNNNNNNNNNNNNNNNNNNNNNNNNNNNNNNNNNNNNNNNNNNNNNNNNNNNNNNNNNNNNNNNNNNNNNNNNNNNNNNNNNNNNNNNNNNNNNNNNNNNNNNNNNNNNNNNNNNNNNNNNNNNNNNNNNNNNNNNNNNNNNNNNNNNNNNNNNNNNNNNNNNNNNNNNNNNNNNNNNNNNNNNNNNNNNNNNNNNNNNNNNNNNNNNNNNNNNNNNNNNNNNNNNNNNNNNNNNNNNNNNNNNNNNNNNNNNNNNNNNNNNNNNNNNNNNNNNNNNNNNNNNNNNNNNNNNNNNNNNNNNNNNNNNNNNNNNNNNNNNNNNNNNNNNNNNNNNNNNNNNNNNNNNNNNNNNNNNNNNNNNNNNNNNNNNNNNNNNNNNNNNNNNNNNNNNNNNNNNNNNNNNNNNNNNNNNNNNNNNNNNNNNNNNNNNNNNNNNNNNNNNNNNNNNNNNNNNNNNNNNNNNNNNNNNNNNNNNNNNNNNNNNNNNNNNNNNNNNNNNNNNNNNNNNNNNNNNNNNNNNNNNNNNNNNNNNNNNNNNNNNNNNNNNNNNNNNNNNNNNNNNNNNNNNNNNNNNNNNNNNNNNNNNNNNNNNNNNNNNNNNNNNNNNNNNNNNNNNNNNNNNNNNNNNNNNNNNNNNNNNNNNNNNNNNNNNNNNNNNNNNNNNNNNNNNNNNNNNNNNNNNNNNNNNNNNNNNNNNNNNNNNNNNNNNNNNNNNNNNNNNNNNNNNNNNNNNNNNNNNNNNNNNNNNNNNNNNNNNNNNNNNNNNNNNNNNNNNNNNNNNNNNNNNNNNNNNNNNNNNNNNNNNNNNNNNNNNNNNNNNNNNNNNNNNNNNNNNNNNNNNNNNNNNNNNNNNNNNNNNNNNNNNNNNNNNNNNNNNNNNNNNNNNNNNNNNNNNNNNNNNNNNNNNNNNNNNNNNNNNNNNNNNNNNNNNNNNNNNNNNNNNNNNNNNNNNNNNNNNNNNNNNNNNNNNNNNNNNNNNNNNNNNNNNNNNNNNNNNNNNNNNNNNNNNNNNNNNNNNNNNNNNNNNNNNNNNNNNNNNNNNNNNNNNNNNNNNNNNNNNNNNNNNNNNNNNNNNNNNNNNNNNNNNNNNNNNNNNNNNNNNNNNNNNNNNNNNNNNNNNNNNNNNNNNNNNNNNNNNNNNNNNNNNNNNNNNNNNNNNNNNNNNNNNNNNNNNNNNNNNNNNNNNNNNNNNNNNNNNNNNNNNNNNNNNNNNNNNNNNNNNNNNNNNNNNNNNNNNNNNNNNNNNNNNNNNNNNNNNNNNNNNNNNNNNNNNNNNNNNNNNNNNNNNNNNNNNNNNNNNNNNNNNNNNNNNNNNNNNNNNNNNNNNNNNNNNNNNNNNNNNNNNNNNNNNNNNNNNNNNNNNNNNNNNNNNNNNNNNNNNNNNNNNNNNNNNNNNNNNNNNNNNNNNNNNNNNNNNNNNNNNNNNNNNNNNNNNNNNNNNNNNNNNNNNNNNNNNNNNNNNNNNNNNNNNNNNNNNNNNNNNNNNNNNNNNNNNNNNNNNNNNNNNNNNNNNNNNNNNNNNNNNNNNNNNNNNNNNNNNNNNNNNNNNNNNNNNNNNNNNNNNNNNNNNNNNNNNNNNNNNNNNNNNNNNNNNNNNNNNNNNNNNNNNNNNNNNNNNNNNNNNNNNNNNNNNNNNNNNNNNNNNNNNNNNNNNNNNNNNNNNNNNNNNNNNNNNNNNNNNNNNNNNNNNNNNNNNNNNNNNNNNNNNNNNNNNNNNNNNNNNNNNNNNNNNNNNNNNNNNNNNNNNNNNNNNNNNNNNNNNNNNNNNNNNNNNNNNNNNNNNNNNNNNNNNNNNNNNNNNNNNNNNNNNNNNNNNNNNNNNNNNNNNNNNNNNNNNNNNNNNNNNNNNNNNNNNNNNNNNNNNNNNNNNNNNNNNNNNNNNNNNNNNNNNNNNNNNNNNNNNNNNNNNNNNNNNNNNNNNNNNNNNNNNNNNNNNNNNNNNNNNNNNNNNNNNNNNNNNNNNNNNNNNNNNNNNNNNNNNNNNNNNNNNNNNNNNNNNNNNNNNNNNNNNNNNNNNNNNNNNNNNNNNNNNNNNNNNNNNNNNNNNNNNNNNNNNNNNNNNNNNNNNNNNNNNNNNNNNNNNNNNNNNNNNNNNNNNNNNNNNNNNNNNNNNNNNNNNNNNNNNNNNNNNNNNNNNNNNNNNNNNNNNNNNNNNNNNNNNNNNNNNNNNNNNNNNNNNNNNNNNNNNNNNNNNNNNNNNNNNNNNNNNNNNNNNNNNNNNNNNNNNNNNNNNNNNNNNNNNNNNNNNNNNNNNNNNNNNNNNNNNNNNNNNNNNNNNNNNNNNNNNNNNNNNNNNNNNNNNNNNNNNNNNNNNNNNNNNNNNNNNNNNNNNNNNNNNNNNNNNNNNNNNNNNNNNNNNNNNNNNNNNNNNNNNNNNNNNNNNNNNNNNNNNNNNNNNNNNNNNNNNNNNNNNNNNNNNNNNNNNNNNNNNNNNNNNNNNNNNNNNNNNNNNNNNNNNNNNNNNNNNNNNNNNNNNNNNNNNNNNNNNNNNNNNNNNNNNNNNNNNNNNNNNNNNNNNNNNNNNNNNNNNNNNNNNNNNNNNNNNNNNNNNNNNNNNNNNNNNNNNNNNNNNNNNNNNNNNNNNNNNNNNNNNNNNNNNNNNNNNNNNNNNNNNNNNNNNNNNNNNNNNNNNNNNNNNNNNNNNNNNNNNNNNNNNNNNNNNNNNNNNNNNNNNNNNNNNNNNNNNNNNNNNNNNNNNNNNNNNNNNNNNNNNNNNNNNNNNNNNNNNNNNNNNNNNNNNNNNNNNNNNNNNNNNNNNNNNNNNNNNNNNNNNNNNNNNNNNNNNNNNNNNNNNNNNNNNNNNNNNNNNNNNNNNNNNNNNNNNNNNNNNNNNNNNNNNNNNNNNNNNNNNNNNNNNNNNNNNNNNNNNNNNNNNNNNNNNNNNNNNNNNNNNNNNNNNNNNNNNNNNNNNNNNNNNNNNNNNNNNNNNNNNNNNNNNNNNNNNNNNNNNNNNNNNNNNNNNNNNNNNNNNNNNNNNNNNNNNNNNNNNNNNNNNNNNNNNNNNNNNNNNNNNNNNNNNNNNNNNNNNNNNNNNNNNNNNNNNNNNNNNNNNNNNNNNNNNNNNNNNNNNNNNNNNNNNNNNNNNNNNNNNNNNNNNNNNNNNNNNNNNNNNNNNNNNNNNNNNNNNNNNNNNNNNNNNNNNNNNNNNNNNNNNNNNNNNNNNNNNNNNNNNNNNNNNNNNNNNNNNNNNNNNNNNNNNNNNNNNNNNNNNNNNNNNNNNNNNNNNNNNNNNNNNNNNNNNNNNNNNNNNNNNNNNNNNNNNNNNNNNNNNNNNNNNNNNNNNNNNNNNNNNNNNNNNNNNNNNNNNNNNNNNNNNNNNNNNNNNNNNNNNNNNNNNNNNNNNNNNNNNNNNNNNNNNNNNNNNNNNNNNNNNNNNNNNNNNNNNNNNNNNNNNNNNNNNNNNNNNNNNNNNNNNNNNNNNNNNNNNNNNNNNNNNNNNNNNNNNNNNNNNNNNNNNNNNNNNNNNNNNNNNNNNNNNNNNNNNNNNNNNNNNNNNNNNNNNNNNNNNNNNNNNNNNNNNNNNNNNNNNNNNNNNNNNNNNNNNNNNNNNNNNNNNNNNNNNNNNNNNNNNNNNNNNNNNNNNNNNNNNNNNNNNNNNNNNNNNNNNNNNNNNNNNNNNNNNNNNNNNNNNNNNNNNNNNNNNNNNNNNNNNNNNNNNNNNNNNNNNNNNNNNNNNNNNNNNNNNNNNNNNNNNNNNNNNNNNNNNNNNNNNNNNNNNNNNNNNNNNNNNNNNNNNNNNNNNNNNNNNNNNNNNNNNNNNNNNNNNNNNNNNNNNNNNNNNNNNNNNNNNNNNNNNNNNNNNNNNNNNNNNNNNNNNNNNNNNNNNNNNNNNNNNNNNNNNNNNNNNNNNNNNNNNNNNNNNNNNNNNNNNNNNNNNNNNNNNNNNNNNNNNNNNNNNNNNNNNNNNNNNNNNNNNNNNNNNNNNNNNNNNNNNNNNNNNNNNNNNNNNNNNNNNNNNNNNNNNNNNNNNNNNNNNNNNNNNNNNNNNNNNNNNNNNNNNNNNNNNNNNNNNNNNNNNNNNNNNNNNNNNNNNNNNNNNNNNNNNNNNNNNNNNNNNNNNNNNNNNNNNNNNNNNNNNNNNNNNNNNNNNNNNNNNNNNNNNNNNNNNNNNNNNNNNNNNNNNNNNNNNNNNNNNNNNNNNNNNNNNNNNNNNNNNNNNNNNNNNNNNNNNNNNNNNNNNNNNNNNNNNNNNNNNNNNNNNNNNNNNNNNNNNNNNNNNNNNNNNNNNNNNNNNNNNNNNNNNNNNNNNNNNNNNNNNNNNNNNNNNNNNNNNNNNNNNNNNNNNNNNNNNNNNNNNNNNNNNNNNNNNNNNNNNNNNNNNNNNNNNNNNNNNNNNNNNNNNNNNNNNNNNNNNNNNNNNNNNNNNNNNNNNNNNNNNNNNNNNNNNNNNNNNNNNNNNNNNNNNNNNNNNNNNNNNNNNNNNNNNNNNNNNNNNNNNNNNNNNNNNNNNNNNNNNNNNNNNNNNNNNNNNNNNNNNNNNNNNNNNNNNNNNNNNNNNNNNNNNNNNNNNNNNNNNNNNNNNNNNNNNNNNNNNNNNNNNNNNNNNNNNNNNNNNNNNNNNNNNNNNNNNNNNNNNNNNNNNNNNNNNNNNNNNNNNNNNNNNNNNNNNNNNNNNNNNNNNNNNNNNNNNNNNNNNNNNNNNNNNNNNNNNNNNNNNNNNNNNNNNNNNNNNNNNNNNNNNNNNNNNNNNNNNNNNNNNNNNNNNNNNNNNNNNNNNNNNNNNNNNNNNNNNNNNNNNNNNNNNNNNNNNNNNNNNNNNNNNNNNNNNNNNNNNNNNNNNNNNNNNNNNNNNNNNNNNNNNNNNNNNNNNNNNNNNNNNNNNNNNNNNNNNNNNNNNNNNNNNNNNNNNNNNNNNNNNNNNNNNNNNNNNNNNNNNNNNNNNNNNNNNNNNNNNNNNNNNNNNNNNNNNNNNNNNNNNNNNNNNNNNNNNNNNNNNNNNNNNNNNNNNNNNNNNNNNNNNNNNNNNNNNNNNNNNNNNNNNNNNNNNNNNNNNNNNNNNNNNNNNNNNNNNNNNNNNNNNNNNNNNNNNNNNNNNNNNNNNNNNNNNNNNNNNNNNNNNNNNNNNNNNNNNNNNNNNNNNNNNNNNNNNNNNNNNNNNNNNNNNNNNNNNNNNNNNNNNNNNNNNNNNNNNNNNNNNNNNNNNNNNNNNNNNNNNNNNNNNNNNNNNNNNNNNNNNNNNNNNNNNNNNNNNNNNNNNNNNNNNNNNNNNNNNNNNNNNNNNNNNNNNNNNNNNNNNNNNNNNNNNNNNNNNNNNNNNNNNNNNNNNNNNNNNNNNNNNNNNNNNNNNNNNNNNNNNNNNNNNNNNNNNNNNNNNNNNNNNNNNNNNNNNNNNNNNNNNNNNNNNNNNNNNNNNNNNNNNNNNNNNNNNNNNNNNNNNNNNNNNNNNNNNNNNNNNNNNNNNNNNNNNNNNNNNNNNNNNNNNNNNNNNNNNNNNNNNNNNNNNNNNNNNNNNNNNNNNNNNNNNNNNNNNNNNNNNNNNNNNNNNNNNNNNNNNNNNNNNNNNNNNNNNNNNNNNNNNNNNNNNNNNNNNNNNNNNNNNNNNNNNNNNNNNNNNNNNNNNNNNNNNNNNNNNNNNNNNNNNNNNNNNNNNNNNNNNNNNNNNNNNNNNNNNNNNNNNNNNNNNNNNNNNNNNNNNNNNNNNNNNNNNNNNNNNNNNNNNNNNNNNNNNNNNNNNNNNNNNNNNNNNNNNNNNNNNNNNNNNNNNNNNNNNNNNNNNNNNNNNNNNNNNNNNNNNNNNNNNNNNNNNNNNNNNNNNNNNNNNNNNNNNNNNNNNNNNNNNNNNNNNNNNNNNNNNNNNNNNNNNNNNNNNNNNNNNNNNNNNNNNNNNNNNNNNNNNNNNNNNNNNNNNNNNNNNNNNNNNNNNNNNNNNNNNNNNNNNNNNNNNNNNNNNNNNNNNNNNNNNNNNNNNNNNNNNNNNNNNNNNNNNNNNNNNNNNNNNNNNNNNNNNNNNNNNNNNNNNNNNNNNNNNNNNNNNNNNNNNNNNNNNNNNNNNNNNNNNNNNNNNNNNNNNNNNNNNNNNNNNNNNNNNNNNNNNNNNNNNNNNNNNNNNNNNNNNNNNNNNNNNNNNNNNNNNNNNNNNNNNNNNNNNNNNNNNNNNNNNNNNNNNNNNNNNNNNNNNNNNNNNNNNNNNNNNNNNNNNNNNNNNNNNNNNNNNNNNNNNNNNNNNNNNNNNNNNNNNNNNNNNNNNNNNNNNNNNNNNNNNNNNNNNNNNNNNNNNNNNNNNNNNNNNNNNNNNNNNNNNNNNNNNNNNNNNNNNNNNNNNNNNNNNNNNNNNNNNNNNNNNNNNNNNNNNNNNNNNNNNNNNNNNNNNNNNNNNNNNNNNNNNNNNNNNNNNNNNNNNNNNNNNNNNNNNNNNNNNNNNNNNNNNNNNNNNNNNNNNNNNNNNNNNNNNNNNNNNNNNNNNNNNNNNNNNNNNNNNNNNNNNNNNNNNNNNNNNNNNNNNNNNNNNNNNNNNNNNNNNNNNNNNNNNNNNNNNNNNNNNNNNNNNNNNNNNNNNNNNNNNNNNNNNNNNNNNNNNNNNNNNNNNNNNNNNNNNNNNNNNNNNNNNNNNNNNNNNNNNNNNNNNNNNNNNNNNNNNNNNNNNNNNNNNNNNNNNNNNNNNNNNNNNNNNNNNNNNNNNNNNNNNNNNNNNNNNNNNNNNNNNNNNNNNNNNNNNNNNNNNNNNNNNNNNNNNNNNNNNNNNNNNNNNNNNNNNNNNNNNNNNNNNNNNNNNNNNNNNNNNNNNNNNNNNNNNNNNNNNNNNNNNNNNNNNNNNNNNNNNNNNNNNNNNNNNNNNNNNNNNNNNNNNNNNNNNNNNNNNNNNNNNNNNNNNNNNNNNNNNNNNNNNNNNNNNNNNNNNNNNNNNNNNNNNNNNNNNNNNNNNNNNNNNNNNNNNNNNNNNNNNNNNNNNNNNNNNNNNNNNNNNNNNNNNNNNNNNNNNNNNNNNNNNNNNNNNNNNNNNNNNNNNNNNNNNNNNNNNNNNNNNNNNNNNNNNNNNNNNNNNNNNNNNNNNNNNNNNNNNNNNNNNNNNNNNNNNNNNNNNNNNNNNNNNNNNNNNNNNNNNNNNNNNNNNNNNNNNNNNNNNNNNNNNNNNNNNNNNNNNNNNNNNNNNNNNNNNNNNNNNNNNNNNNNNNNNNNNNNNNNNNNNNNNNNNNNNNNNNNNNNNNNNNNNNNNNNNNNNNNNNNNNNNNNNNNNNNNNNNNNNNNNNNNNNNNNNNNNNNNNNNNNNNNNNNNNNNNNNNNNNNNNNNNNNNNNNNNNNNNNNNNNNNNNNNNNNNNNNNNNNNNNNNNNNNNNNNNNNNNNNNNNNNNNNNNNNNNNNNNNNNNNNNNNNNNNNNNNNNNNNNNNNNNNNNNNNNNNNNNNNNNNNNNNNNNNNNNNNNNNNNNNNNNNNNNNNNNNNNNNNNNNNNNNNNNNNNNNNNNNNNNNNNNNNNNNNNNNNNNNNNNNNNNNNNNNNNNNNNNNNNNNNNNNNNNNNNNNNNNNNNNNNNNNNNNNNNNNNNNNNNNNNNNNNNNNNNNNNNNNNNNNNNNNNNNNNNNNNNNNNNNNNNNNNNNNNNNNNNNNNNNNNNNNNNNNNNNNNNNNNNNNNNNNNNNNNNNNNNNNNNNNNNNNNNNNNNNNNNNNNNNNNNNNNNNNNNNNNNNNNNNNNNNNNNNNNNNNNNNNNNNNNNNNNNNNNNNNNNNNNNNNNNNNNNNNNNNNNNNNNNNNNNNNNNNNNNNNNNNNNNNNNNNNNNNNNNNNNNNNNNNNNNNNNNNNNNNNNNNNNNNNNNNNNNNNNNNNNNNNNNNNNNNNNNNNNNNNNNNNNNNNNNNNNNNNNNNNNNNNNNNNNNNNNNNNNNNNNNNNNNNNNNNNNNNNNNNNNNNNNNNNNNNNNNNNNNNNNNNNNNNNNNNNNNNNNNNNNNNNNNNNNNNNNNNNNNNNNNNNNNNNNNNNNNNNNNNNNNNNNNNNNNNNNNNNNNNNNNNNNNNNNNNNNNNNNNNNNNNNNNNNNNNNNNNNNNNNNNNNNNNNNNNNNNNNNNNNNNNNNNNNNNNNNNNNNNNNNNNNNNNNNNNNNNNNNNNNNNNNNNNNNNNNNNNNNNNNNNNNNNNNNNNNNNNNNNNNNNNNNNNNNNNNNNNNNNNNNNNNNNNNNNNNNNNNNNNNNNNNNNNNNNNNNNNNNNNNNNNNNNNNNNNNNNNNNNNNNNNNNNNNNNNNNNNNNNNNNNNNNNNNNNNNNNNNNNNNNNNNNNNNNNNNNNNNNNNNNNNNNNNNNNNNNNNNNNNNNNNNNN from Mobula birostris isolate sMobBir1 chromosome 29, sMobBir1.hap1, whole genome shotgun sequence includes these protein-coding regions:
- the LOC140190170 gene encoding LOW QUALITY PROTEIN: filamin-B-like (The sequence of the model RefSeq protein was modified relative to this genomic sequence to represent the inferred CDS: inserted 1 base in 1 codon); this encodes LADKYAVRFIPRENGIYLIDVKFNGSHIPGSPFKIRVGEPGQAGDPGMVSASGPXLEGGVTGVPTEFIVNTSKAGPGALSVSIDGPSKVKMDCRECAEGYLVTYTPLAPGHYLISIKYGGPYHIVGSPFKAKITGQHLVTSHSLHETSSVLVDAGSRTLAAAPRSASPKPPSDASKVAAKGLGLNKAFVGQKNSFTVDCSKAGSNMLLVGVHGPKVPCEEVLVKHLGGKLYSVSYILKEKGNYTLVVKWGDDHIPGSPFQVTVP